A region of Thermococcus argininiproducens DNA encodes the following proteins:
- a CDS encoding prolyl oligopeptidase family serine peptidase — protein sequence MNKIEWNENTFSKFAYLSDPRIAKDGKSIAYVLTKTNLKQNKYENTVVIEELESTGRKFIENASMPRFSPSGRKLALVKPNEEKKSAEVWLYDLTSMSGKKVLEAKNILNISWNRDSRRILVTGFKRRDDEEFIFEDDVPVWFDNKGFFDGERTTFWIVDTESEEILDEFTTEKFSFGIWHGDNIIYNVPHREDEKPQFFKFYDIYLWKDGESEKLFERVSYVAVDSNGDILLLHGKPKKEKISEHDYLYTWDGSEIKPLTERFVYNNWEGKLDGKGNVYFTMAREGRVSLYKLEEGELIPIVDGNSWVIGFDVSNNGKVILLKETDTRLRELFIWDKELQQLTDYNGPIFERLKTLPLQHFRFKSLGLELDGWYIKPETEEKAPVIVFVHGGPKGMYGYYFKYEMQLMANKGYYIVFVNPRGSNGYDEEFALKVLERTGLEDFQDILNGVEKFFEIEPNADRERVGITGISYGGFMTNWALTQSDLFKAGVSENGISYWLTSYAFSDIGLWFDKEVIGENPLENENYKKLSPLFYAQNVKAPLLLIHSLEDYRCPLDQSVMFYHVLKDLGKEVYIAIFKKGAHGHSLRGSPKHRAKRYKLFMEFFERKLKKYEEGFDVEKILEKSKSNE from the coding sequence ATGAACAAAATCGAATGGAACGAAAACACCTTTTCTAAATTTGCCTATCTAAGCGATCCACGAATCGCAAAAGATGGAAAAAGTATTGCTTACGTATTAACAAAAACCAATTTGAAGCAAAACAAATACGAAAATACAGTTGTGATTGAAGAACTTGAAAGCACGGGAAGAAAATTTATTGAAAACGCCTCAATGCCAAGGTTCTCACCAAGTGGAAGAAAACTCGCACTTGTTAAACCAAACGAAGAAAAGAAGAGTGCTGAAGTTTGGCTCTATGATCTAACATCAATGAGCGGAAAGAAAGTCCTCGAGGCAAAAAATATCCTTAATATCAGCTGGAACAGAGACAGCCGAAGAATTTTGGTGACTGGGTTTAAGAGGAGAGATGATGAAGAGTTTATTTTTGAAGATGATGTGCCAGTGTGGTTTGATAATAAGGGATTCTTTGATGGAGAAAGGACAACCTTTTGGATAGTTGACACAGAAAGTGAGGAAATCCTAGATGAATTCACAACAGAAAAGTTCTCCTTTGGAATTTGGCATGGAGATAACATAATTTACAATGTACCACATAGAGAAGACGAAAAACCACAATTCTTCAAGTTCTATGACATTTATCTCTGGAAAGATGGAGAAAGTGAAAAGCTTTTTGAGAGGGTTTCATATGTCGCCGTAGACTCCAATGGCGATATTCTCCTCCTCCATGGAAAACCAAAGAAAGAAAAAATAAGCGAGCATGACTACCTATACACTTGGGATGGATCAGAAATTAAACCATTAACAGAACGTTTTGTTTACAATAACTGGGAAGGAAAACTCGATGGAAAGGGAAACGTATACTTCACTATGGCAAGAGAAGGAAGAGTTAGTTTATACAAACTTGAAGAAGGAGAACTAATCCCAATAGTCGATGGAAATTCGTGGGTAATAGGATTTGATGTAAGTAATAATGGAAAAGTTATCTTGTTAAAGGAAACAGATACCCGCTTGAGAGAGCTATTTATATGGGATAAAGAATTGCAACAGCTCACAGATTATAACGGGCCAATATTTGAGCGATTGAAAACACTACCTCTCCAGCACTTCCGCTTTAAGAGTCTTGGCTTAGAACTAGATGGATGGTATATCAAACCCGAGACTGAAGAAAAAGCCCCAGTAATAGTCTTTGTTCATGGTGGGCCAAAGGGAATGTATGGCTATTATTTCAAATATGAAATGCAGTTAATGGCCAATAAAGGATATTACATTGTCTTTGTGAATCCACGGGGAAGTAACGGTTACGATGAAGAGTTCGCTTTGAAAGTACTTGAACGAACAGGCCTAGAAGACTTCCAAGATATCCTCAATGGCGTTGAAAAGTTCTTTGAAATCGAACCCAATGCAGATAGGGAGAGAGTTGGAATAACAGGGATAAGCTACGGAGGATTTATGACAAACTGGGCATTAACACAAAGTGACTTATTTAAAGCAGGAGTAAGTGAAAACGGCATAAGCTATTGGCTTACAAGCTATGCATTTTCCGATATTGGTTTATGGTTTGACAAAGAAGTAATTGGCGAGAACCCCCTTGAAAATGAAAACTACAAGAAGCTCAGCCCACTTTTCTATGCCCAAAATGTCAAAGCTCCTTTACTACTCATACACAGCTTAGAAGATTATCGTTGTCCACTCGACCAGAGCGTTATGTTTTACCACGTGCTCAAAGATCTAGGAAAAGAAGTTTACATAGCAATATTCAAAAAAGGAGCACATGGGCATAGTTTAAGGGGCAGTCCTAAACATAGGGCAAAGAGGTACAAACTCTTCATGGAGTTCTTCGAAAGGAAACTCAAGAAATACGAAGAGGGATTTGACGTGGAAAAGATCCTAGAGAAAAGTAAAAGCAATGAATAA
- a CDS encoding Mut7-C RNAse domain-containing protein gives MRGKNTKFIADMMLGRLARWLRLYGYDTIYGVEEDSEILRISREENRIILTRDEDLAKRSKNTILIRSNKFEEQVRQLMELGFNFDDLFPENARCPKCNGLIRRISKEEIKDRVPKGVYEDYDEFYVCVQCGQVYWPGRQWREMVKIDRKLRNMRESNEME, from the coding sequence ATGAGGGGGAAAAATACAAAGTTTATCGCTGATATGATGCTTGGTCGTTTAGCTAGGTGGCTTCGACTTTATGGGTATGATACTATTTATGGGGTAGAGGAGGATAGTGAAATTTTGAGGATTTCACGGGAGGAGAATAGAATAATCTTAACTCGGGATGAGGATCTTGCAAAACGATCAAAAAATACTATCTTAATAAGATCAAACAAGTTTGAGGAACAAGTGAGACAACTTATGGAACTTGGTTTTAATTTTGATGATCTTTTTCCTGAAAATGCTAGGTGTCCAAAGTGCAATGGTCTGATAAGGAGGATTAGCAAGGAAGAAATCAAAGATCGAGTTCCAAAAGGGGTTTATGAAGACTACGATGAGTTTTATGTATGTGTTCAATGTGGTCAAGTTTATTGGCCTGGGAGGCAGTGGAGGGAAATGGTAAAAATTGATAGAAAGTTAAGAAATATGAGGGAGTCCAATGAAATGGAGTGA
- a CDS encoding 6-hydroxymethylpterin diphosphokinase MptE-like protein has translation MKWSEWEPFYQYILEVMGYDREADKKAALLLRELLLKSKNYVSPIELKERIREQVYVFAPGPSLDGKLNRKFVGTLIASDGATSALLENNIIPHIIVTDLDGRFEDIKRANELGSIVVVHAHGDNMDKLRTYVPGLKNVLGTCQTEPLDIVYNFGGFTDGDRAAFLAEELGAKRISLVGFDFGDIVGKWSKPHLNTHALIWENKKKKFQIAERLLDWLRRNGRAEIIEI, from the coding sequence ATGAAATGGAGTGAGTGGGAACCTTTTTATCAGTATATCCTCGAGGTCATGGGTTATGATAGAGAGGCAGACAAAAAAGCTGCCCTGCTCTTGAGAGAACTCTTGTTAAAGAGTAAGAACTATGTTTCACCCATAGAACTTAAAGAACGAATTAGAGAGCAAGTTTATGTTTTTGCCCCTGGTCCAAGCTTAGATGGTAAGCTAAACAGAAAATTTGTGGGGACGTTAATAGCCTCCGATGGTGCTACTTCCGCTTTGCTTGAAAATAACATTATCCCCCACATTATTGTAACGGATTTGGACGGTAGGTTTGAAGACATAAAAAGAGCCAATGAGTTGGGTTCTATTGTAGTTGTTCATGCTCATGGAGATAACATGGACAAGCTCAGAACGTATGTTCCAGGGCTTAAGAACGTTCTAGGAACGTGTCAAACAGAGCCTTTAGACATAGTTTATAACTTTGGTGGCTTCACTGATGGGGATAGGGCCGCTTTTCTCGCTGAAGAGCTCGGAGCAAAAAGAATATCTCTCGTTGGATTTGATTTTGGTGATATTGTGGGAAAATGGAGTAAACCTCATTTGAATACTCATGCCCTCATATGGGAAAACAAAAAGAAAAAGTTCCAAATTGCAGAGAGACTTTTGGATTGGCTTAGAAGGAATGGGAGAGCGGAGATAATTGAGATCTAG
- a CDS encoding protein-tyrosine phosphatase family protein has translation MVYPKFVDSNVAFSPMPYPEDIPNLAKEFDAVVVLAYEYELYYTLEEWANHSVDVLYSPIEDFTAPSLEELLDILGWIEERVKKGKKILIHCFGGSGRSGSVAVAYLMYLYDLPLREALLRVRSLKPSAVETEDQMEVLKNLEKYLKSK, from the coding sequence GTGGTCTATCCTAAGTTTGTTGACAGTAATGTGGCATTTTCACCGATGCCGTATCCTGAGGATATTCCTAATCTTGCAAAAGAATTTGATGCCGTTGTTGTTCTAGCCTACGAATACGAATTATATTATACACTAGAGGAATGGGCCAACCATAGTGTCGACGTGCTTTATTCTCCAATAGAAGACTTCACTGCACCAAGTTTAGAGGAACTGCTTGATATTTTGGGATGGATTGAGGAAAGAGTCAAAAAAGGTAAGAAAATCCTGATTCACTGTTTTGGAGGAAGTGGAAGAAGTGGGAGTGTGGCCGTTGCTTATTTGATGTATTTGTATGATCTGCCTTTAAGGGAAGCTTTACTAAGAGTGCGTTCCCTTAAGCCCTCTGCTGTTGAAACAGAGGACCAAATGGAAGTTTTAAAGAATCTTGAGAAATATTTAAAATCAAAATGA
- a CDS encoding MBL fold metallo-hydrolase, whose amino-acid sequence MIVYFIGTGGSEGIPAHLCTCETCEEARKLGFAQRKPSTLAIITKNKKAILIDVGTDIRDLLHVPLEGILLTHWHHDHIYGLYKLRWIAKKTRLYGPKGDADWLMIHDPKNIQVGFIKAGNMLKIDSLKITALKLNHQVETLGYLIEEDNKSVAVLYDTKGLPEETFKLLEKKKLRLAIVDATYAPGVDDPYHNNVDEGAETGLQLAERTMLSHISHKNLSFLKLDEYVRKKYNGKVLVAYDGMLFYV is encoded by the coding sequence ATGATAGTCTATTTCATTGGCACTGGAGGCAGTGAGGGTATCCCAGCTCATTTGTGCACATGTGAAACATGTGAAGAAGCTCGTAAACTAGGTTTCGCACAGCGAAAGCCTTCTACTTTAGCAATCATTACCAAGAACAAAAAGGCAATACTCATAGATGTAGGAACAGATATCAGGGATCTGTTACATGTACCTCTTGAGGGGATCCTTCTTACTCACTGGCATCACGATCATATTTATGGCCTATATAAGCTCAGGTGGATTGCAAAGAAAACTAGGCTTTATGGTCCAAAAGGAGATGCAGATTGGTTAATGATTCATGATCCAAAAAACATCCAAGTGGGATTCATCAAGGCTGGAAATATGCTTAAAATAGACTCCCTTAAAATAACAGCTCTAAAACTTAATCACCAAGTAGAAACTCTTGGATACCTGATAGAAGAAGATAATAAAAGTGTGGCAGTTCTTTATGATACCAAAGGGCTTCCTGAAGAGACTTTTAAATTATTAGAAAAGAAAAAACTTCGCCTTGCCATAGTGGATGCTACTTACGCTCCAGGTGTTGATGATCCGTATCACAATAACGTTGATGAGGGTGCTGAAACAGGACTCCAATTAGCTGAAAGAACCATGTTAAGTCATATATCCCACAAAAATCTCTCATTTTTGAAGCTTGATGAGTATGTCAGAAAGAAATACAATGGAAAAGTTCTTGTTGCCTATGATGGGATGCTCTTTTATGTGTGA
- a CDS encoding extradiol dioxygenase codes for MLVGIGLMPHGNPVLNPEDEETRRLAEVLEEIGREFSKADSYVIISPHNVRMSEAFGVIMAENLVSWIGFGGIELPGDYQTERELAREIYGRAKAKGLPVVDINFASLGGEYSRFPLTWGELIPLHFLEKRPLVLLTPARKVPRRILVGFGEVIAEVLEEDEKRIAFIVSADHGHAHDPNGPYGYAPEAKEYDKRIMQFIKENKLEKLLSISDELINKALPDSYWQLLVLYGVLKKVPMKVKATAYACPSYFGMGAALFVRS; via the coding sequence ATGCTTGTTGGAATCGGTCTGATGCCCCACGGAAACCCTGTTCTTAACCCTGAAGATGAAGAAACGAGAAGGCTTGCAGAAGTCCTTGAAGAAATTGGTAGAGAGTTTTCAAAGGCAGATTCGTACGTTATCATAAGTCCTCACAACGTCCGCATGAGTGAAGCTTTTGGAGTTATAATGGCTGAAAACCTTGTCTCATGGATTGGTTTTGGAGGAATCGAACTTCCTGGTGATTACCAAACTGAAAGAGAACTCGCCAGAGAAATATATGGGAGGGCAAAGGCTAAGGGACTTCCTGTGGTTGATATAAACTTTGCTTCACTAGGTGGGGAATATTCACGTTTTCCCCTCACATGGGGAGAACTTATACCCCTTCACTTCCTCGAAAAGAGGCCCCTTGTTCTGTTAACTCCAGCACGAAAAGTTCCAAGGAGAATCCTTGTTGGATTTGGAGAAGTCATTGCCGAAGTTCTTGAAGAAGATGAAAAGAGAATTGCATTTATAGTAAGTGCTGATCATGGCCATGCACATGATCCAAACGGCCCTTATGGTTATGCTCCGGAGGCAAAAGAATACGATAAGCGCATTATGCAATTCATTAAAGAGAACAAACTTGAAAAACTCCTCAGTATTTCGGATGAACTGATAAACAAAGCCCTTCCTGATAGCTACTGGCAACTGCTTGTTCTCTATGGAGTGCTCAAAAAAGTACCTATGAAAGTAAAAGCAACAGCCTATGCTTGTCCAAGCTACTTTGGTATGGGTGCTGCTTTGTTTGTCCGATCCTGA
- a CDS encoding nitroreductase family protein, giving the protein MIVELAKKRKTVRKFKTKKPPLESVLKAIEVAKEAPSGMNAQPWHFLLIESSEKKRKIREICEKDEIKFYEKMKGKLGEWLHEKGFTWEKPFLSDAPYLVLVFTDIRAPFAIQSTWLAIGYLLLALEEEGLGTVTYTPPNPKKVEKLLNAPEYYRLQTVLPIGYPNDDKPKYKRKSLEDIITFEKFE; this is encoded by the coding sequence ATGATAGTTGAACTTGCCAAAAAACGGAAAACCGTGAGAAAGTTTAAAACCAAAAAACCACCCCTTGAGAGTGTTTTAAAAGCTATTGAAGTAGCAAAAGAGGCCCCTTCTGGAATGAATGCTCAACCATGGCACTTTCTTTTAATAGAAAGTTCTGAGAAAAAGAGAAAAATCAGGGAAATTTGTGAGAAAGATGAAATAAAGTTCTATGAAAAGATGAAAGGAAAACTTGGAGAATGGCTTCACGAAAAAGGCTTTACGTGGGAAAAACCATTTCTAAGTGATGCTCCATATCTGGTGCTAGTATTTACCGATATCAGAGCGCCCTTCGCAATCCAATCAACATGGCTTGCTATAGGATATCTTCTCCTTGCTCTTGAAGAAGAAGGTTTAGGAACAGTGACCTATACTCCTCCAAATCCAAAAAAGGTTGAAAAACTCTTGAATGCTCCAGAATATTATCGGCTTCAAACAGTTCTCCCCATAGGCTATCCAAATGATGACAAACCAAAATATAAAAGGAAAAGTTTAGAAGACATCATAACCTTCGAAAAATTTGAATAA